One window of Hydractinia symbiolongicarpus strain clone_291-10 chromosome 3, HSymV2.1, whole genome shotgun sequence genomic DNA carries:
- the LOC130636299 gene encoding high choriolytic enzyme 1-like, whose amino-acid sequence MRGTLLLFTVCCAVLVSTSFGNDNVLSEKDRNYLLAHIPANPPANEKCNDLRLMAADVAACENAKHPVKNSEDMDLYSTKHIHRRRRVTAHWLAWPKHSDGNVYIPYYYATTTRNVTLAFEQAIADFNRLTCIRLIPRRSFDRDYIRLFSGSGCYTFLGRRGGSQDLSLEAYTGCAQKGVAIHEIMHVLGFYHEMARRDRDEHITIHFSNIYSSRWRQFHMHPHGNGSVWGEEYDLQSVMHYGNYGFAINRFSPTITAKRNPSLVLGQRFGMSTKDRNQINKMYRCERFITPL is encoded by the exons ATGAGAGGAACTTTATTGCTATTTACAG TATGCTGTGCCGTTCTGGTGAGCACATCATTTGGAAATGACAACGTCTTGAGCGAGAAAGACAGGAACTACTTACTTGCGCACATTCCTGCGAACCCACCTGCAAACGAAAAATGCAATGATCTGAGGTTGATGGCTGCAGACGTCGCTGCGTGTGAAAATGCAAAACATC cTGTGAAGAATTCTGAAGATATGGATTTGTATAGTACGAAACATATTCACAGAAGAAGACGTGTCACTGCTCATTGGCTTGCATGGCCCAAACATAGCGATGGAAATGTTTATATACCATATTATTACGCGACCACTACAAGAAACG tAACACTCGCTTTCGAACAAGCTATTGCTGACTTCAATCGTCTCACATGTATCAGATTGATACCACGAAGATCTTTCGATCGTGACTATATTCGACTTTTTAGTGGATCAGG tTGTTACACATTTCTTGGTCGAAGAGGTGGTTCGCAAGATCTTTCATTAGAAGCATATACAGGCTGCGCACAAAAAGGAGTGGCTATTCACGAAATTATGCACGTTCTTGGATTTTACCATGAGATGGCCAGAAGGGACCGTGACGAACATATTACAATTCATTTTAGCAACATTTACTCGA GTCgatggagacagtttcatatGCACCCTCATGGAAATGGATCGGTATGGGGAGAGGAGTACGACCTTCAATCAGTGATGCACTATGGAAA CTATGGATTCGCCATTAACAGATTTAGTCCCACGATCACGGCAAAACGAAATCCCAGCCTAGTTTTAGGTCAGCGATTTGGTATGTCAACAAAGGATCGCAAccaaatcaacaaaatgtaCCGATGTGAACGGTTTATTACGCCACTTTAG
- the LOC130636958 gene encoding hatching enzyme 1.2-like, with protein MHMCCANFAYSSERNKLNEKDRKYFLEHNPAYPPANKECNDPKYMAADIIACENAKHPVKDSEDMDLYSTKHIHRRRRVTAHWLAWPKHMTSPFLQAIQAFNQQTCIKLIPRTGQRDYIALFSGEGCYTFLGRNGGRQPLSLQAYSGCAQKGVAIHEIMHVLGFYHEMARRDRDEHIRIHFDNIYTGWWRQFRMHEYSNGSVWGEDYDPQSVMHYGNYAAAINSNRMTLTSVRNPREILGQRNGMSRKDAIQINRMYECANFVNRV; from the exons ATGCATA TGTGCTGCGCCAACTTTGCATATTCCTCTGAGCGAAAtaaattaaatgaaaaagaCCGGAAATACTTTCTTGAACATAACCCCGCTTATCCACCTGCAAACAAAGAATGCAATGACCCGAAGTACATGGCTGCCGATATAATTGCTTGTGAAAACGCAAAACATC CTGTGAAGGATTCTGAAGATATGGATTTGTATAGTACAAAACATATTCACAGAAGAAGACGTGTCACTGCACATTGGCTTGCATGGCCCAAACATA TGACAAGCCCTTTTTTGCAAGCAATTCAAGCCTTCAACCAACAAACGTGTATTAAATTAATCCCAAGAACCGGACAACGTGACTACATCGCTTTGTTTAGTGGCGAAGG gTGCTACACTTTCTTAGGACGAAACGGGGGCAGGCAGCCACTTTCATTACAAGCATATTCAGGCTGCGCACAAAAAGGAGTTGCTATTCACGAAATTATGCACGTGTTGGGGTTTTATCATGAGATGGCCAGAAGAGACCGTGATGAACATATTAGGATTCATTTTgacaatatttatacag GTTggtggagacagtttcgaatGCATGAGTACAGTAATGGATCAGTATGGGGTGAAGATTACGACCCTCAATCTGTCATGCATTACGGGAA TTACGCCGCAGCCATCAATAGCAACCGAATGACGTTAACATCTGTTCGTAATCCCAGGGAAATACTTGGCCAGAGAAATGGCATGTCTCGAAAAGATGCCATTCAAATTAATAGAATGTACGAATGCGCAAATTTTGTTAATCGAGTTTAG